A genome region from Drosophila simulans strain w501 chromosome 2R, Prin_Dsim_3.1, whole genome shotgun sequence includes the following:
- the LOC6734929 gene encoding patronin isoform X7: protein MDVETQEIRQARQRASVKWLLSKAFNNRVPDNLKEPFYRDHENQERLKPQIIVELGNATLYCQTLANLYSDPNYQSMNHWSIIQTLARKGVPVAESADMPITETVLIQTNPLRINAHMSVIESLMVLYAKEISSGDRVMAAIRRISGNNYQAPTGQSYEQALLGWISHACAALKKRIIKEVDAGLPDDNGSRLQTPDIPPVRDFQDLCDGICLALLISYYCPKVVPWTSVRINYLPAVEDSIHNILLVCNFSQKHLPYTVMHMTPEDVTYMRGSMKLNLVVLLTDLFNLFEIHPAKCVCYPGMDGQDVIARRTMGANEHGICHRRGLTVQPVTPIPDLRSDLDQPPVGSPQNRPPFQVPHSNSFGGGLNRRSTPPNEYQTVQSNNFDGNHAEAFVVHKSRGITTLASMHSQQQQQLHQQQQHQQQYHQQPLQQHPSQSQLQIQQQEPLVPARLRQAKEKTNVESKADERGDFVAAGRPSNWEQSRRPSFAGRRSRRNSSSEDSQLTIENFGGSQDQLNTLGRYERDRERKLSNTSVGSYPVEPAVAVRSSIADARGTLQLGYDTDSGSEKQDRETEKYSMRRQVSVDNVPTVSSHNLSNAGSPLPVARHKQHSSDKDYSSNSGMTPDAYNDSRSTSGYDPESTPVRKSSTSSMPASPAAWQLDVGDDDMRSLENASKLSTIRMKLEEKRRRIEQDKRKIEMALLRHQEKEDLESCPDVMKWETMSNESKRTPDMDPVDLDKYQQSIAIMNMNLQDIQQDIHRLATQQSQMQAQHLQAQQLMQAQQIANMLNQQQTYGSQQHLADHHYQQQRPMQQSFGSSPHLPQAYNAPVSAYSSRPPSRDPYQQQLHHQQQQPMPMPQQMQYVNEHGQYMSPPQPAHYMPQQAQQPQSIYSDNGAAYNHSNHSPYGGAPQYRSSVVYDDYGQPTNHFYLHESSPQPQAHPHPQRRTWAHSAAAAAYEQQQQIQPSLVDVNAWQTQQHQKQKQTWMNRPPSSAGAPSPGSFMLHQNGAGGGGGGGGELQHLFQVQASPQHGQRQVSGSNGVQRQQSLTNLRDNRSPKAPQNMGMPMGMPMQQEDMMAPQSICFIGDEEDVDELERNIIESMQSTHVSDFVHQQQQQHQHQQQLQQQHRLQGHSGRGSSSEDYDSGEMISNKLNITSGNLTYRIPSPSRPSIQANSFQDPRAMAAASGGEDQPPEKGFYISFDDEQPKRPKPPLRAKRSPKKESPPGSRDSVDNQATLKRESLSHLHNNNNIGFGNDDVNSKPVTRHSIHGLNNSNSVKSPGNATYNKYTDEPPIQLRQLAVSGAMSPTSNDRHHLEDVSNQSPQQTQQPMSPTRLQQSSNNAEAAKNKALVIGADSTNLDPESVDEMERRKEKIMLLSLQRRQQQEEAKARKEIEASQKREKEREKEEERSRKKEEQMARRAAILEQHRLKKAIEEAEREGKTLDRPDLHVKLQSHSSTSTTPRLRQQRTTRPRPKTIHVDDASVDISEASSFSSRGKKGSSSNLTGYGQLSSNSMKRDYYRGSQDSLTVKEPAGVERGRTLSRISVAKGSTLNFRGRKSNSLMNLCDSGLGRATPPRRAPSPGMGMGASGRHMPSPSGPGSLPPGLISKRRGFDDGSSDFSLTPNLNMEYSGPKLYKQPAAKSNRGIILNAVEYCVFPGVVNREAKQKVLEKIARSEAKHFLVLFRDAGCQFRALYSYQPETDQVTKLYGTGPSQVEEVMFDKFFKYNSGGKCFSQVHTKHLTVTIDAFTIHNSLWQGKRVQLPSKKDMALVI, encoded by the exons GCTCGTCAACGTGCTTCCGTCAAATGGCTGCTCTCGAAGGCGTTCAACAATCGCGTGCCGGACAACCTGAAGGAGCCCTTCTACCGCGACCATGAGAACCAGGAGCGCCTCAAGCCGCAGATCATCGTGGAGCTGGGCAATGCCACGCTCTACTGCCAGACGCTGGCCAATCTGTACTCAGATCCCAACTACCAAAGCATGAACCACTGGTCAATAATACAGACGCTAGCGCGCAAGGGAGTTCCCGTGGCCGAATCCGCGGACATGCCCATTACCGAAACGGTATTAATTCAAACAAATCCGCTGCGAATT AACGCCCACATGTCTGTGATAGAATCGCTGATGGTTTTGTATGCGAAGGAAATATCATCGGGTGACCGCGTCATGGCGGCCATACGAAG AATATCTGGCAACAACTATCAGGCGCCCACTGGCCAGTCCTACGAGCAAGCTCTGCTGGGCTGGATTTCACATGCTTGCGCCGCTCTGAAAAAGCGCATTATCAAGGAGGTGGACGCTGGGCTGCCCGACGATAAT GGTTCTCGTCTGCAGACGCCGGATATACCACCTGTAAGGGACTTCCAGGATCTGTGCGATGGCATATGTTTGGCGCTGCTCATCTCGTACTACTGCCCAAAGGTGGTGCCGTGGACGAGTGTGCGGATTAACTATTTGCCCGCCGTAGAGGACTCTATTCACAACATCCTGCTGGTCTGCAATTTCTCGCAGAAGCATCTGCCCTACACCGTGATGCATATGACGCCCGAGGATGTGACCTACATGCGCGG ATCCATGAAACTGAATCTGGTAGTGCTGCTGACGGATCTGTTCAACCTGTTTGAGATACACCCGGCCAAATGTGTTTGTTACCCCGGCATGGATGGTCAGG ATGTCATCGCCCGGCGCACTATGGGCGCCAATGAGCACGGGATCTGCCATCGACGGGGCCTCACAGTGCAGCCCGTCACACCCATTCCCGATCTGCGCAGCGATCTCGACCAGCCGCCCGTAGGCTCGCCTCAGAACCGACCACCGTTCCAAG TTCCGCACTCGAATTCATTTGGCGGCGGCTTAAATCGCAGATCAACCCCGCCCAACGAATACCAGACGGTTCAGTCAAATAATTTTGACGGTAATCATGCCGAag CCTTCGTGGTGCACAAGTCGCGTGGCATCACCACACTCGCCTCCATGcactcgcagcagcagcagcagctccatcagcagcaacagcatcagcagcaataCCATCAgcagccactgcagcagcacccGTCCCAGTCGCAGCTCCAAATCCAACAGCAGGAGCCCTTGGTTCCGGCTCGCTTGCGCCAGGCTAAAGAAAAGACCAATGTTGAGTCGAAGGCGGACGAGAGAG GCGATTTTGTCGCTGCGGGTCGACCAAGTAACTGGGAACAGAGCCGCCGGCCAAGCTTTGCAG GTCGTCGCTCGCGCAGAAACTCCTCCAGCGAGGACTCCCAGCTGACCATCGAGAACTTTGGTGGCTCGCAGGATCAGCTGAATACGCTGGGACGATACGAACGCGACAGGGAACGCAAACTGTCCAACACCAGTGTGGGCAGTTATCCAGTTGAACCCGCTGTGGCCGTTCGCTCTTCAATTGCCGATGCTAGGGGCACGTTGCAGTTGGGCTACGATACGGACTCCGGCTCTGAGAAGCAGGATCGCGAAACGGAAAAGTATTCGATGCGCCGGCAAGTCAG TGTCGACAATGTGCCCACGGTGTCGTCGCACAATCTTTCGAATGCGGGCAGCCCGTTGCCGGTGGCTAGGCACAAGCAACATTCCAGCGACAAAGactacagcagcaacagcggcatgACACCAGATGCATACAACGATTCCCGCTCCACCAGTGGCTACGATCCGGAGAGCACGCCCGTTCGCAAGTCCTCGACGAGCAGCATGCCAGCAAGTCCGGCTGCTTGGCAGTTGGATGTAGGAGACGACGATATGCGCTCGCTGGAAAACGCCAGCAAGTTGTCCACCATTCGAATGAAATTGGAGGAGAAGCGGCGGCGCATTGAGCAGGACAAGCGCAAGATCGAGATGGCTTTGCTGAGGCACCAGGAGAAG GAGGATTTGGAATCGTGTCCGGACGTGATGAAATGGGAGACCATGAGCAACGAATCAAAGCGCACGCCTGATATGGATCCCGTGGATTTGGACAAATACCAG CAAAGTATCGCCATTATGAACATGAATCTGCAGGATATCCAGCAGGATATCCACCGCCTGGCCACCCAGCAAAGCCAAATGCAGGCGCAGCACCTCCAAGCCCAACAGCTCATGCAGGCTCAGCAAATAGCCAACATGCTGAACCAG CAACAGACCTATGGGTCGCAGCAGCACCTGGCTGATCACCATTACCAGCAGCAGAGACCCATGCAGCAAAGCTTTGGTTCATCGCCCCATCTTCCGCAGGCCTACAACGCCCCAGTCAGCGCATACAGCTCCCGTCCGCCCAGTCGCGATCCttaccagcagcagctccaccatcagcagcagcagcccatgcccatgccgcAACAGATGCAGTACGTCAACGAGCATGGGCAGTATATGTCGCCGCCGCAGCCCGCACACTACATGCCGCAGCAGGCACAACAGCCGCAAAGCATTTACAGCGACAACGGGGCGGCGTACAATCACAGTAACCACTCGCCATACGGCGGAGCTCCACAGTATCGGAGCAGCGTTGTGTACGACGATTACGGGCAGCCCACCAACCACTTCTACCTGCATGAGTCATCGCCGCAGCCTCAAgctcatccgcatccgcagcGCAGGACTTGGGCTCActccgcagcagccgccgcttatgaacaacagcaacagatcCAGCCTTCCCTGGTGGATGTGAATGCCTGGCAGACGCAGCAGCAccaaaagcagaagcagacCTGGATGAACAGGCCGCCCTCGAGTGCGGGAGCCCCGAGCCCTGGCAGCTTTATGCTTCACCAGAACGGAGcaggaggtggtggcggtggtggtggcgagCTACAGCACCTGTTTCAGGTACAGGCTTCGCCACAGCACGGGCAACGTCAGGTTAGTGGATCCAATGGCGTGCAGCGCCAGCAGTCGCTGACCAACTTGCGAGACAATCGCTCGCCCAAGGCACCACAAAACATGGGAATGCCCATGGGTATGCCGATGCAGCAGGAGGACATGATGGCACCGCAGAGTATTTGCTTCATCGGTGACGAGGAGGATGTTGATGAGCTGGAACGGAACATCATCGAATCTATGCAGTCAACGCACGTCTCCGACTTTGtacaccaacagcagcagcagcaccagcaccaacagcaacttcagcagcaacatcggtTGCAGGGGCACAGCGGACGAGGCAGCAGCTCGGAGGATTATGACAGCGGGGAGATGATCTCCAACAAGCTGAACATCACCAGCGGCAATCTCACCTATCGCATACCCTCGCCATCCCGTCCCTCCATCCAAGCCAACAGCTTCCAGGATCCCCGAGCCATGGCAGCGGCTTCCGGTGGCGAGGACCAGCCGCCCGAGAAGGGTTTCTACATCTCCTTCGACGATGAGCAGCCCAAACGACCCAAGCCACCTCTGCGCGCCAAGCGATCGCCCAAAAAGGAGTCTCCACCGGGAAGTCGGGACAGCGTCGATAACCAGGCGACCCTGAAACGCGAATCGCTAAGTCAtctgcacaacaacaacaatattgGATTCGGGAATGATGATGTCAACAGCAAACCGGTGACCAGGCACAGCATCCATGGCCTAAACAACTCCAACAGTGTCAAATCTCCCGGAAATGCCACGTACAACAAGTACACGGATGAGCCGCCAATCCAATTGCGCCAGTTGGCCGTTTCGGGAGCAATGTCACCAACTAGTAACGATCGTCATCACTTGGAGGATGTCAGCAATCAGTCACCGCAGCAGACGCAGCAACCAATGTCGCCCACGCGACTCCAACAGAGTAGCAACAACGCAGAGGCGGCCAAGAACAAGGCGCTGGTCATCGGAGCAGATTCCACCAATTTGGATCCG GAATCTGTTGATGAGATGGAGCGTCGCAAGGAGAAAATCATGCTACTGTCGTTGCAACGTCGCCAGCAACAGGAGGAGGCGAAGGCGCGCAAAGAGATTGAGGCTTCCCAGAAGCGAGAAAAGGAGCGCGAAAAGGAGGAGGAACGATCGCGGAAAAAGGAGGAGCAAATGGCACGGAGAGCGGCCATTTTGGAGCAGCACAGACTCAAGAAAGCCATTGAAGAGGCCGAGCGAGAG GGTAAAACCCTGGATCGGCCCGACCTTCACGTGAAGCTGCAATCGCATTCATCCACCTCAACGACCCCACGGCTGAGGCAGCAGCGCACCACGCGTCCCAGGCCTAAGACAATTCACGTGGACGATGCCAGCGTGGACATCAGCGAGGCTTCAAGCTTCTCTAGTCGGGGCAAAAAAGGCTCAAGCTCGAATCTAACCG GCTACGGTCAACTAAGctcaaattcaatgaaaagAGATTACTACAGGGGCTCGCAAGACTCCCTCACTGTAAAAg AGCCAGCCGGCGTAGAAAGGGGCCGCACTCTGTCGCGTATCTCCGTCGCTAAGGGCAGCACGCTTAATTTCCGGGGCCGAAAGTCCAATTCGCTAATGAATCTGTGCG ATTCGGGACTGGGACGCGCCACTCCGCCGAGGCGTGCTCCGTCGCctggaatgggaatgggcgcTTCAGGTAGGCATATGCCATCTCCCTCCGGACCGGGCTCATTGCCGCCAGGTTTGATATCGAAACGTCGCGGATTTGATGATGGATCCAGCGATTTCTCTTTAACTCCGAATTTGAACATGGAATATTCGG GTCCTAAACTCTATAAACAACCAGCGGCCAAATCGAATCGTGGAATCATCCTGAATGCCGTTGAATATTGTGTTTTTCCCGGCGTTGTCAACCGCGAGGCCAAACAGAAAGTGCTGGAGAAGATTGCGCGCTCGGAGGCGAAGCACTTCCTGGTACTCTTCCGCGATGCTGGCTGCCAGTTCCGCGCCCTCTACAGCTACCAGCCCGAAACGGACCAGGTGACCAAGCTGTATGGTACTGGGCCTAGTCAAGTCGAAGAAGTCATGTTCGACAAGTTTTTCAA ATACAACTCAGGAGGCAAGTGCTTCTCGCAAGTGCACACAAAGCATCTGACAGTGACCATCGACGCCTTCACAATACACAACTCCCTGTGGCAGGGCAAGCGGGTGCAGTTGCCCAGCAAAAAAGACATGGCGCTTGTAATCTAA
- the LOC6734929 gene encoding patronin isoform X18 — protein sequence MDVETQEIRQARQRASVKWLLSKAFNNRVPDNLKEPFYRDHENQERLKPQIIVELGNATLYCQTLANLYSDPNYQSMNHWSIIQTLARKGVPVAESADMPITETVLIQTNPLRINAHMSVIESLMVLYAKEISSGDRVMAAIRRISGNNYQAPTGQSYEQALLGWISHACAALKKRIIKEVDAGLPDDNGSRLQTPDIPPVRDFQDLCDGICLALLISYYCPKVVPWTSVRINYLPAVEDSIHNILLVCNFSQKHLPYTVMHMTPEDVTYMRGSMKLNLVVLLTDLFNLFEIHPAKCVCYPGMDGQDVIARRTMGANEHGICHRRGLTVQPVTPIPDLRSDLDQPPVGSPQNRPPFQVPHSNSFGGGLNRRSTPPNEYQTVQSNNFDGNHAEAFVVHKSRGITTLASMHSQQQQQLHQQQQHQQQYHQQPLQQHPSQSQLQIQQQEPLVPARLRQAKEKTNVESKADERGDFVAAGRPSNWEQSRRPSFAGRRSRRNSSSEDSQLTIENFGGSQDQLNTLGRYERDRERKLSNTSVGSYPVEPAVAVRSSIADARGTLQLGYDTDSGSEKQDRETEKYSMRRQVSVDNVPTVSSHNLSNAGSPLPVARHKQHSSDKDYSSNSGMTPDAYNDSRSTSGYDPESTPVRKSSTSSMPASPAAWQLDVGDDDMRSLENASKLSTIRMKLEEKRRRIEQDKRKIEMALLRHQEKEDLESCPDVMKWETMSNESKRTPDMDPVDLDKYQQSIAIMNMNLQDIQQDIHRLATQQSQMQAQHLQAQQLMQAQQIANMLNQQQTYGSQQHLADHHYQQQRPMQQSFGSSPHLPQAYNAPVSAYSSRPPSRDPYQQQLHHQQQQPMPMPQQMQYVNEHGQYMSPPQPAHYMPQQAQQPQSIYSDNGAAYNHSNHSPYGGAPQYRSSVVYDDYGQPTNHFYLHESSPQPQAHPHPQRRTWAHSAAAAAYEQQQQIQPSLVDVNAWQTQQHQKQKQTWMNRPPSSAGAPSPGSFMLHQNGAGGGGGGGGELQHLFQVQASPQHGQRQVSGSNGVQRQQSLTNLRDNRSPKAPQNMGMPMGMPMQQEDMMAPQSICFIGDEEDVDELERNIIESMQSTHVSDFVHQQQQQHQHQQQLQQQHRLQGHSGRGSSSEDYDSGEMISNKLNITSGNLTYRIPSPSRPSIQANSFQDPRAMAAASGGEDQPPEKGFYISFDDEQPKRPKPPLRAKRSPKKESPPGSRDSVDNQATLKRESLSHLHNNNNIGFGNDDVNSKPVTRHSIHGLNNSNSVKSPGNATYNKYTDEPPIQLRQLAVSGAMSPTSNDRHHLEDVSNQSPQQTQQPMSPTRLQQSSNNAEAAKNKALVIGADSTNLDPESVDEMERRKEKIMLLSLQRRQQQEEAKARKEIEASQKREKEREKEEERSRKKEEQMARRAAILEQHRLKKAIEEAEREGKTLDRPDLHVKLQSHSSTSTTPRLRQQRTTRPRPKTIHVDDASVDISEASSFSSRGKKGSSSNLTGYGQLSSNSMKRDYYRGSQDSLTVKDTDSGLGRATPPRRAPSPGMGMGASGRHMPSPSGPGSLPPGLISKRRGFDDGSSDFSLTPNLNMEYSGPKLYKQPAAKSNRGIILNAVEYCVFPGVVNREAKQKVLEKIARSEAKHFLVLFRDAGCQFRALYSYQPETDQVTKLYGTGPSQVEEVMFDKFFKYNSGGKCFSQVHTKHLTVTIDAFTIHNSLWQGKRVQLPSKKDMALVI from the exons GCTCGTCAACGTGCTTCCGTCAAATGGCTGCTCTCGAAGGCGTTCAACAATCGCGTGCCGGACAACCTGAAGGAGCCCTTCTACCGCGACCATGAGAACCAGGAGCGCCTCAAGCCGCAGATCATCGTGGAGCTGGGCAATGCCACGCTCTACTGCCAGACGCTGGCCAATCTGTACTCAGATCCCAACTACCAAAGCATGAACCACTGGTCAATAATACAGACGCTAGCGCGCAAGGGAGTTCCCGTGGCCGAATCCGCGGACATGCCCATTACCGAAACGGTATTAATTCAAACAAATCCGCTGCGAATT AACGCCCACATGTCTGTGATAGAATCGCTGATGGTTTTGTATGCGAAGGAAATATCATCGGGTGACCGCGTCATGGCGGCCATACGAAG AATATCTGGCAACAACTATCAGGCGCCCACTGGCCAGTCCTACGAGCAAGCTCTGCTGGGCTGGATTTCACATGCTTGCGCCGCTCTGAAAAAGCGCATTATCAAGGAGGTGGACGCTGGGCTGCCCGACGATAAT GGTTCTCGTCTGCAGACGCCGGATATACCACCTGTAAGGGACTTCCAGGATCTGTGCGATGGCATATGTTTGGCGCTGCTCATCTCGTACTACTGCCCAAAGGTGGTGCCGTGGACGAGTGTGCGGATTAACTATTTGCCCGCCGTAGAGGACTCTATTCACAACATCCTGCTGGTCTGCAATTTCTCGCAGAAGCATCTGCCCTACACCGTGATGCATATGACGCCCGAGGATGTGACCTACATGCGCGG ATCCATGAAACTGAATCTGGTAGTGCTGCTGACGGATCTGTTCAACCTGTTTGAGATACACCCGGCCAAATGTGTTTGTTACCCCGGCATGGATGGTCAGG ATGTCATCGCCCGGCGCACTATGGGCGCCAATGAGCACGGGATCTGCCATCGACGGGGCCTCACAGTGCAGCCCGTCACACCCATTCCCGATCTGCGCAGCGATCTCGACCAGCCGCCCGTAGGCTCGCCTCAGAACCGACCACCGTTCCAAG TTCCGCACTCGAATTCATTTGGCGGCGGCTTAAATCGCAGATCAACCCCGCCCAACGAATACCAGACGGTTCAGTCAAATAATTTTGACGGTAATCATGCCGAag CCTTCGTGGTGCACAAGTCGCGTGGCATCACCACACTCGCCTCCATGcactcgcagcagcagcagcagctccatcagcagcaacagcatcagcagcaataCCATCAgcagccactgcagcagcacccGTCCCAGTCGCAGCTCCAAATCCAACAGCAGGAGCCCTTGGTTCCGGCTCGCTTGCGCCAGGCTAAAGAAAAGACCAATGTTGAGTCGAAGGCGGACGAGAGAG GCGATTTTGTCGCTGCGGGTCGACCAAGTAACTGGGAACAGAGCCGCCGGCCAAGCTTTGCAG GTCGTCGCTCGCGCAGAAACTCCTCCAGCGAGGACTCCCAGCTGACCATCGAGAACTTTGGTGGCTCGCAGGATCAGCTGAATACGCTGGGACGATACGAACGCGACAGGGAACGCAAACTGTCCAACACCAGTGTGGGCAGTTATCCAGTTGAACCCGCTGTGGCCGTTCGCTCTTCAATTGCCGATGCTAGGGGCACGTTGCAGTTGGGCTACGATACGGACTCCGGCTCTGAGAAGCAGGATCGCGAAACGGAAAAGTATTCGATGCGCCGGCAAGTCAG TGTCGACAATGTGCCCACGGTGTCGTCGCACAATCTTTCGAATGCGGGCAGCCCGTTGCCGGTGGCTAGGCACAAGCAACATTCCAGCGACAAAGactacagcagcaacagcggcatgACACCAGATGCATACAACGATTCCCGCTCCACCAGTGGCTACGATCCGGAGAGCACGCCCGTTCGCAAGTCCTCGACGAGCAGCATGCCAGCAAGTCCGGCTGCTTGGCAGTTGGATGTAGGAGACGACGATATGCGCTCGCTGGAAAACGCCAGCAAGTTGTCCACCATTCGAATGAAATTGGAGGAGAAGCGGCGGCGCATTGAGCAGGACAAGCGCAAGATCGAGATGGCTTTGCTGAGGCACCAGGAGAAG GAGGATTTGGAATCGTGTCCGGACGTGATGAAATGGGAGACCATGAGCAACGAATCAAAGCGCACGCCTGATATGGATCCCGTGGATTTGGACAAATACCAG CAAAGTATCGCCATTATGAACATGAATCTGCAGGATATCCAGCAGGATATCCACCGCCTGGCCACCCAGCAAAGCCAAATGCAGGCGCAGCACCTCCAAGCCCAACAGCTCATGCAGGCTCAGCAAATAGCCAACATGCTGAACCAG CAACAGACCTATGGGTCGCAGCAGCACCTGGCTGATCACCATTACCAGCAGCAGAGACCCATGCAGCAAAGCTTTGGTTCATCGCCCCATCTTCCGCAGGCCTACAACGCCCCAGTCAGCGCATACAGCTCCCGTCCGCCCAGTCGCGATCCttaccagcagcagctccaccatcagcagcagcagcccatgcccatgccgcAACAGATGCAGTACGTCAACGAGCATGGGCAGTATATGTCGCCGCCGCAGCCCGCACACTACATGCCGCAGCAGGCACAACAGCCGCAAAGCATTTACAGCGACAACGGGGCGGCGTACAATCACAGTAACCACTCGCCATACGGCGGAGCTCCACAGTATCGGAGCAGCGTTGTGTACGACGATTACGGGCAGCCCACCAACCACTTCTACCTGCATGAGTCATCGCCGCAGCCTCAAgctcatccgcatccgcagcGCAGGACTTGGGCTCActccgcagcagccgccgcttatgaacaacagcaacagatcCAGCCTTCCCTGGTGGATGTGAATGCCTGGCAGACGCAGCAGCAccaaaagcagaagcagacCTGGATGAACAGGCCGCCCTCGAGTGCGGGAGCCCCGAGCCCTGGCAGCTTTATGCTTCACCAGAACGGAGcaggaggtggtggcggtggtggtggcgagCTACAGCACCTGTTTCAGGTACAGGCTTCGCCACAGCACGGGCAACGTCAGGTTAGTGGATCCAATGGCGTGCAGCGCCAGCAGTCGCTGACCAACTTGCGAGACAATCGCTCGCCCAAGGCACCACAAAACATGGGAATGCCCATGGGTATGCCGATGCAGCAGGAGGACATGATGGCACCGCAGAGTATTTGCTTCATCGGTGACGAGGAGGATGTTGATGAGCTGGAACGGAACATCATCGAATCTATGCAGTCAACGCACGTCTCCGACTTTGtacaccaacagcagcagcagcaccagcaccaacagcaacttcagcagcaacatcggtTGCAGGGGCACAGCGGACGAGGCAGCAGCTCGGAGGATTATGACAGCGGGGAGATGATCTCCAACAAGCTGAACATCACCAGCGGCAATCTCACCTATCGCATACCCTCGCCATCCCGTCCCTCCATCCAAGCCAACAGCTTCCAGGATCCCCGAGCCATGGCAGCGGCTTCCGGTGGCGAGGACCAGCCGCCCGAGAAGGGTTTCTACATCTCCTTCGACGATGAGCAGCCCAAACGACCCAAGCCACCTCTGCGCGCCAAGCGATCGCCCAAAAAGGAGTCTCCACCGGGAAGTCGGGACAGCGTCGATAACCAGGCGACCCTGAAACGCGAATCGCTAAGTCAtctgcacaacaacaacaatattgGATTCGGGAATGATGATGTCAACAGCAAACCGGTGACCAGGCACAGCATCCATGGCCTAAACAACTCCAACAGTGTCAAATCTCCCGGAAATGCCACGTACAACAAGTACACGGATGAGCCGCCAATCCAATTGCGCCAGTTGGCCGTTTCGGGAGCAATGTCACCAACTAGTAACGATCGTCATCACTTGGAGGATGTCAGCAATCAGTCACCGCAGCAGACGCAGCAACCAATGTCGCCCACGCGACTCCAACAGAGTAGCAACAACGCAGAGGCGGCCAAGAACAAGGCGCTGGTCATCGGAGCAGATTCCACCAATTTGGATCCG GAATCTGTTGATGAGATGGAGCGTCGCAAGGAGAAAATCATGCTACTGTCGTTGCAACGTCGCCAGCAACAGGAGGAGGCGAAGGCGCGCAAAGAGATTGAGGCTTCCCAGAAGCGAGAAAAGGAGCGCGAAAAGGAGGAGGAACGATCGCGGAAAAAGGAGGAGCAAATGGCACGGAGAGCGGCCATTTTGGAGCAGCACAGACTCAAGAAAGCCATTGAAGAGGCCGAGCGAGAG GGTAAAACCCTGGATCGGCCCGACCTTCACGTGAAGCTGCAATCGCATTCATCCACCTCAACGACCCCACGGCTGAGGCAGCAGCGCACCACGCGTCCCAGGCCTAAGACAATTCACGTGGACGATGCCAGCGTGGACATCAGCGAGGCTTCAAGCTTCTCTAGTCGGGGCAAAAAAGGCTCAAGCTCGAATCTAACCG GCTACGGTCAACTAAGctcaaattcaatgaaaagAGATTACTACAGGGGCTCGCAAGACTCCCTCACTGTAAAAg ACACAGATTCGGGACTGGGACGCGCCACTCCGCCGAGGCGTGCTCCGTCGCctggaatgggaatgggcgcTTCAGGTAGGCATATGCCATCTCCCTCCGGACCGGGCTCATTGCCGCCAGGTTTGATATCGAAACGTCGCGGATTTGATGATGGATCCAGCGATTTCTCTTTAACTCCGAATTTGAACATGGAATATTCGG GTCCTAAACTCTATAAACAACCAGCGGCCAAATCGAATCGTGGAATCATCCTGAATGCCGTTGAATATTGTGTTTTTCCCGGCGTTGTCAACCGCGAGGCCAAACAGAAAGTGCTGGAGAAGATTGCGCGCTCGGAGGCGAAGCACTTCCTGGTACTCTTCCGCGATGCTGGCTGCCAGTTCCGCGCCCTCTACAGCTACCAGCCCGAAACGGACCAGGTGACCAAGCTGTATGGTACTGGGCCTAGTCAAGTCGAAGAAGTCATGTTCGACAAGTTTTTCAA ATACAACTCAGGAGGCAAGTGCTTCTCGCAAGTGCACACAAAGCATCTGACAGTGACCATCGACGCCTTCACAATACACAACTCCCTGTGGCAGGGCAAGCGGGTGCAGTTGCCCAGCAAAAAAGACATGGCGCTTGTAATCTAA